A single window of Gossypium arboreum isolate Shixiya-1 chromosome 13, ASM2569848v2, whole genome shotgun sequence DNA harbors:
- the LOC108478640 gene encoding probable folate-biopterin transporter 7, whose amino-acid sequence MSAKEDAKGRRPGKGKAKWIRILLGVGYWVQGFRCFPWMAVNFFLKDSVKVDSSTLQILQNSVNLPMVGKPIYGVVSDAVYISGQHRVPYIAIGAFLQAMSWLTIVILSQSNISVVTLSLYLLLSNLGASVAEVANDAIVAEMGKSENSQSASSGELQSFVWMASSVGGVLGNLLGGAAIDRFSPQSMFIFFGLLLVLQFLITISVPERSLNLPKSPSNVGIRKQLSELSAALQKPEIAYSIAWFAASYAIIPALTGTMFFYQTQYLKIDAAVLGISKVFGQVVTLLWGIIYNRSLKSVQPRKLIETIQATMAVFMISDVLFIKGIYRQMGVPDSIYIVVFSGVLEVLFFFKILPFSILIAQLCPRGCEGSLMAFVMSAVALAFIVSGYLGVALASYLGVTGNDFSGLPLGLLIQAVCTFLPLFSSSWIPDQKSKTRTE is encoded by the exons ATGTCAGCTAAAGAAGATGCCAAGGGAAGGCGGCCTGGGAAAGGGAAGGCCAAATGGATCCGGATTCTTCTCGGAGTTGGGTATTGGGTCCAAGGTTTCAGGTGTTTTCCATGGATGGCTGTTAACTTTTTTCTGAAAGATAGTGTTAAAGTAGACTCTTCAACTCTTCAAATTCTTCAGAATTCGGTTAATCTCCCTATGGTTGGGAAGCCCATCTATGGTGTCGTTTCCGATGCCGTTTATATTTCTGGCCAGCACCGTGTTCCTTATATAGCCATTGGTG CTTTCTTACAGGCAATGTCATGGCTAACAATAGTGATACTTTCACAATCAAACATATCAGTTGTCACATTGAGCTTATATCTTCTCCTCAGTAACCTTGGCGCTTCAGTAGCTGAGGTTGCTAACGATGCCATTGTTGCTGAGATGGGAAAATCCGAAAATTCTCAATCAGCTTCCTCAGGTGAGCTCCAGTCATTTGTTTGGATGGCTTCTTCTGTTGGTGGAGTCCTTGGAAACCTGTTAGGTGGCGCTGCCATTGACAGATTTTCGCCCCAGTCAATGTTCATCTTTTTCGGACTTCTCCTTGTGCTCCAGTTTCTTATAACTATCTCTGTTCCTGAACGCTCTCTTAACCTTCCAAAAAGTCCATCAAATGTTGGGATCAGGAAACAGCTTTCAGAACTTTCAGCTGCCCTACAAAAACCTGAGATAGCTTACTCAATAGCCTGGTTTGCTGCATCATATGCCATAATTCCAGCACTGACAGGAACAATGTTCTTTTACCAAACACAGTATTTGAAGATTGATGCCGCTGTATTGGGAATTTCTAAGGTGTTTGGCCAGGTAGTAACTCTGTTATGGGGTATCATCTACAATCGTAGCTTAAAGTCAGTCCAACCAAGGAAACTGATTGAAACTATTCAGGCGACAATGGCAGTATTCATGATTTCAGATGTGTTGTTTATTAAAGGGATTTATCGACAGATGGGGGTGCCAGACTCTATCTACATTGTGGTTTTCTCTGGTGTCTTGGAGGTTCTATTCTTCTTCAAGATCCTGCCCTTTAGTATTCTGATAGCTCAACTCTGCCCTCGAGGATGTGAAGGGTCTCTAATGGCATTTGTAATGTCTGCTGTAGCCCTTGCATTCATAGTGAGCGGATACCTTGGTGTTGCATTGGCATCATACTTGGGGGTCACAGGAAATGATTTTTCTGGATTACCTCTTGGCCTTCTAATTCAGGCAGTTTGTACCTTCCTGCCGCTATTTTCATCATCATGGATACCTGATCAGAAATCTAAAACCAGGACAGAGTAA